One Rhizobiales bacterium GAS188 DNA window includes the following coding sequences:
- a CDS encoding TIGR02594 family protein codes for MAQAMTGGRLDRRAFMFGGIAVPALFSASVPCAAAAAKPIENYRDFESAELPPPMVGGTQVPLETETTIADRILRAAPRTSPFAVMRYLEAVRRVNKDREAYNGGWKTRWNPVIVTFFEDTSTTPQGDTTSWCAASLNWTLARAGYRGGTSSASSGSFRDAPGRTNRPRPGDIVVFGHTDPQAFAAGRGHVGLFVAQRHDAVLVLGGNQTNRFGHHSFCRKWLAKSGEDLKLHSFHAIDALKQQAA; via the coding sequence ATGGCGCAGGCGATGACAGGCGGCCGCCTCGACAGGCGGGCCTTCATGTTCGGTGGGATCGCCGTGCCGGCGCTGTTTTCGGCATCGGTTCCATGCGCCGCCGCAGCCGCAAAGCCGATCGAGAATTATCGCGACTTCGAGAGTGCCGAGCTTCCCCCTCCGATGGTCGGGGGAACTCAGGTGCCGCTCGAGACCGAAACGACCATTGCGGATAGGATTCTGAGGGCTGCGCCGAGAACCTCGCCGTTCGCCGTCATGCGCTACCTCGAAGCTGTGAGGAGGGTGAACAAGGATCGCGAAGCCTATAATGGCGGCTGGAAAACGCGCTGGAATCCTGTGATCGTCACCTTTTTCGAAGACACGAGCACGACCCCTCAGGGGGACACCACCTCCTGGTGCGCTGCATCGCTCAACTGGACCCTGGCGCGTGCCGGCTATCGAGGCGGAACCTCGAGCGCGAGCTCGGGCAGCTTTCGCGATGCGCCCGGCCGCACCAATCGACCTCGGCCGGGCGACATCGTCGTGTTCGGCCATACCGATCCCCAGGCCTTCGCGGCCGGCAGGGGGCATGTGGGGTTATTCGTCGCGCAACGCCATGACGCGGTGCTGGTGCTCGGCGGCAACCAGACGAACCGCTTCGGCCATCACTCGTTCTGTCGCAAATGGCTCGCCAAGAGCGGCGAGGATCTGAAGCTCCACTCCTTCCATGCAATCGACGCCCTCAAGCAACAAGCGGCCTGA
- a CDS encoding two-component system, NarL family, nitrate/nitrite response regulator NarL yields the protein MTQFPFATVVVHASRAHREGLVRSLGAAGFDVVAAAASVGEVALGLIPPDQSILLVLHGSGDQDAVDAQIQLFREHHPSVRIALLHDQGQPNNTNIIAAFRAGVDAYFVEPSPGTLVKGLELVMRGGTILSPSVLPSILHHFDEVIASGGKTRNEVAGEPERKYTWRLSKRHESILRCLLGGYPNKVIANILGLSETAVKIRVKNTLRKIGVRNRTQAAMWAMSNETLTGKLHEDEAARPAASAEPSPHGNVVPGQSKSPRDATTSPSDPSELAKRRPRQ from the coding sequence ATGACGCAATTTCCCTTTGCCACGGTTGTTGTCCACGCATCTCGGGCGCATCGCGAAGGTCTTGTGCGTAGCCTGGGCGCCGCCGGCTTCGACGTCGTCGCTGCGGCCGCCAGCGTCGGGGAGGTTGCGCTCGGCCTCATTCCGCCCGATCAATCCATCCTGCTCGTTCTGCATGGGAGCGGCGATCAGGATGCCGTGGACGCGCAAATTCAACTCTTCAGGGAACATCACCCGTCCGTGCGCATCGCCTTGCTGCATGATCAAGGACAACCGAACAACACCAACATCATCGCCGCCTTCCGGGCAGGCGTCGACGCTTACTTCGTGGAACCGAGCCCTGGCACTCTCGTCAAAGGCCTCGAATTGGTGATGCGAGGCGGAACGATCCTTTCTCCCAGCGTCTTGCCGTCGATACTCCATCACTTCGACGAGGTGATCGCGAGCGGCGGTAAAACACGCAACGAGGTCGCCGGCGAGCCCGAGCGCAAATACACATGGCGGCTATCGAAACGACATGAATCCATCCTGCGCTGCTTGCTCGGAGGTTATCCGAATAAGGTCATCGCGAATATACTTGGACTCTCCGAGACCGCCGTCAAAATTCGCGTCAAAAATACGCTGCGCAAAATTGGTGTTCGCAACCGGACGCAAGCCGCCATGTGGGCGATGAGCAATGAGACGCTCACCGGCAAATTGCATGAAGACGAGGCTGCTCGCCCGGCGGCTTCGGCGGAGCCTTCGCCTCACGGCAATGTCGTGCCGGGCCAATCGAAATCACCGCGAGATGCGACGACGTCCCCCTCGGATCCTTCCGAGCTCGCCAAGAGACGACCGAGGCAGTGA
- a CDS encoding dimethylglycine dehydrogenase translates to MKSHARVVIIGGGIMGVGLLYHLALEGWTELVLVEKGELTSGSTWHAAGQCPHFNSSLNMTKVHVYGTQLYPKLEELTGQAVSWHGCGGLRLATTDEEVSWLKHVYGISRLAGYECEIIGPSEIRQYHPFLNPFGVKAAFRTVHDGHVAPADVTNAMAAGARQLGAEIQRRTRVTGVKRLPTGEWRVVTEHGDITAEHLVNSAGSYAGVVGSWTGHDVPIANMLHHYVITEPVKELLGFGRELPVVRDPYSNAYLREEMNGILIGPYETATAHLCWDGRPPSWDFESELVTPELDRLLPWLEKAEERLPLFGSSGLKSVISGAITHTPDGVYLSGPAAGPRNYWMHCGASIGICQGAGAGKYLAQWMVHGQAEINMREFDPRRFGNWATKDYTQAVAVADYQHMYYCYKPSEQHEAGRNLRLSSVHERLRAEGAQFSQVFGWERARWYDRSGEGERFSFKRSNAWHAVRAEALAVRERAGLMDLSSFSKFEISGPDANAFLERICANTIAAHDGGIALGHLLNANGLIESEMTITRLGPERFYLLSAAAAELHDFDQLAWRRRDGERVLITNVTDAFGTLVLAGPRARDVLSGCTDVDLSNSSFRWLTGKETVVAGVPGVRLLRITYVGELGWELHCPMAEMPKVFDALMEAGRPHGMALFGTYAMNSLRMEKAYRGWGAELTTEIDMFEASMERFIRLGKSDFIGRSASLALKQRGPRMKLVYLVVDAGDADCMGNEPVYHGDRLTGVTTSGAYGHATNRSLAFAYIDPRLTDPGTALEIMVLGERRRATVLADAAWDAANERLRG, encoded by the coding sequence GTGAAATCACATGCCAGGGTCGTGATCATTGGCGGCGGAATCATGGGGGTCGGCCTGCTCTACCACCTTGCCTTGGAAGGCTGGACGGAATTGGTGCTGGTCGAAAAGGGCGAGCTGACCTCCGGTTCGACCTGGCATGCGGCCGGACAGTGCCCGCATTTCAATTCGTCGCTCAACATGACGAAGGTCCATGTCTACGGCACCCAGCTCTACCCGAAGCTCGAAGAGCTGACCGGGCAAGCCGTTTCCTGGCACGGTTGCGGCGGCTTGCGGCTCGCCACTACCGACGAAGAGGTGAGTTGGCTGAAGCACGTCTATGGCATCTCGCGCCTCGCCGGCTATGAATGCGAGATCATCGGCCCCTCCGAGATCCGGCAATATCACCCCTTCCTCAACCCCTTCGGCGTGAAGGCTGCTTTCCGTACGGTTCATGACGGGCATGTCGCACCAGCCGATGTCACCAACGCCATGGCGGCGGGAGCGCGCCAGCTCGGCGCCGAGATCCAGCGCCGGACCCGTGTCACGGGCGTCAAGCGCCTGCCGACGGGCGAATGGCGCGTCGTCACCGAGCATGGCGACATCACCGCCGAGCATCTGGTGAATTCGGCCGGCTCCTATGCGGGCGTGGTCGGCTCATGGACCGGGCATGATGTGCCGATCGCCAATATGCTGCATCATTACGTGATCACGGAACCGGTCAAGGAATTGCTCGGCTTCGGCCGGGAACTGCCCGTGGTGCGCGATCCCTATTCGAACGCTTATCTGCGCGAGGAGATGAACGGCATCCTGATCGGTCCCTACGAGACGGCGACGGCCCATCTCTGCTGGGATGGGCGACCTCCCTCCTGGGACTTCGAGAGCGAACTCGTCACGCCCGAGCTCGACCGGCTCCTCCCGTGGCTGGAGAAGGCCGAAGAACGCCTGCCGCTCTTCGGCTCGTCGGGCCTCAAATCGGTGATCTCCGGCGCGATCACGCATACGCCGGACGGTGTCTACCTCTCCGGGCCCGCCGCGGGTCCGAGGAATTACTGGATGCATTGCGGGGCATCGATCGGCATCTGCCAGGGCGCCGGCGCCGGGAAATATCTGGCGCAGTGGATGGTGCATGGTCAGGCCGAAATCAACATGCGCGAGTTCGACCCCCGAAGGTTCGGGAACTGGGCCACGAAGGACTACACGCAGGCTGTCGCGGTCGCCGACTATCAACACATGTATTACTGCTACAAGCCGAGCGAACAGCACGAGGCGGGGCGCAATCTGCGATTGTCGTCCGTGCATGAGCGGCTCAGAGCCGAAGGCGCGCAATTCAGCCAGGTGTTCGGCTGGGAGCGGGCGCGGTGGTATGACCGGTCGGGCGAAGGCGAACGCTTCTCGTTCAAGCGTTCGAACGCTTGGCACGCGGTCAGAGCGGAGGCCCTGGCGGTGCGCGAGCGCGCCGGCCTGATGGATCTCTCGAGCTTCTCCAAATTCGAGATCAGCGGGCCGGACGCTAATGCCTTCCTCGAGCGGATCTGCGCCAACACGATTGCTGCCCATGACGGCGGCATCGCGCTCGGCCATCTGTTGAATGCCAACGGCTTGATCGAGAGCGAGATGACGATTACCCGGCTCGGGCCCGAGAGGTTCTATCTATTGTCGGCCGCGGCCGCCGAGCTGCACGATTTCGATCAGCTCGCCTGGCGCCGGCGCGACGGGGAGCGTGTCCTGATCACGAATGTCACCGATGCCTTCGGCACGCTCGTGCTCGCGGGCCCGCGGGCGCGCGACGTGCTGTCCGGCTGCACGGATGTCGATCTCTCGAACTCATCGTTCCGCTGGCTGACCGGAAAGGAAACGGTGGTCGCCGGGGTCCCGGGCGTGCGGCTCCTGAGGATCACCTATGTGGGCGAGCTCGGCTGGGAACTTCATTGCCCGATGGCGGAGATGCCGAAGGTGTTCGATGCGCTGATGGAAGCGGGCCGTCCGCATGGCATGGCGTTGTTCGGCACTTATGCCATGAACAGCCTGCGCATGGAGAAGGCCTATCGCGGTTGGGGGGCCGAGCTGACGACCGAAATCGATATGTTCGAGGCGTCGATGGAGCGCTTCATCCGGCTCGGCAAATCCGACTTCATCGGCAGATCCGCGAGCCTCGCGCTCAAGCAACGCGGGCCTCGCATGAAGCTCGTCTACCTCGTTGTCGACGCCGGAGATGCTGATTGCATGGGGAACGAGCCCGTTTATCATGGCGACCGGCTCACCGGCGTCACGACGAGCGGCGCTTATGGCCATGCGACGAACCGATCCTTGGCCTTCGCCTATATCGACCCGCGACTGACCGATCCCGGCACGGCTCTCGAGATCATGGTGCTGGGCGAGCGGCGCAGGGCGACCGTGCTCGCGGACGCCGCCTGGGACGCGGCCAACGAGCGCTTGCGCGGATAA
- a CDS encoding transcriptional regulator, LuxR family, whose translation MTLKSMPETGVPLPSGVLAFLLTDVEGSTRRWEAWPGPMSLAVARHDELLRAVMLARGGHIFRTAGDAFYAAFASPAAAIDAALAAQHALAQQDFSEVGGLTVRMAVHAGPVEARESDYFGQGMNRCARLLSIAYGGQVLISGAAADMARGVMPAQSSLLDLGHHRLRDVPEAEQIYQLVAPGLRATFPTLRSLGAKVHNLPRQLPSFVRRDTEVAEIKARLAHYRLVTLTGSGGAGKTRMALEVGSDLLADTLDGVWFVELAPLDDPQLVAETLCSTIGVPVGGSRSATESAVGYLRQKNALLILDNCEHLIDAAARLVEALVRDCPSLLVLDTSRERLEIPGENTYRVPSLGVPPLVRDLTASAALEYDAVRLFVERAGATVEGFALTDANAAAVANICRQLDGIPMAIELAVPQLRMLPPKGLEARLQDRFLLLVKGSRTALPRHQTLRTVFDWSYNLLRESERTLFRRLSVFVGGWTLEAAIAVASGGAVEAQEIFGLVSGLVDKSLVVADLATSEPRYKYLQTTRQYGAEKLRESGERGLRRHLAEYMIRLFAEASAAWPTMATESWLAKYEPDLDNLRASLDWAFGPQGDAGLGVELTSHSLRVWDELSLLSERERWFATALEHKDANTPSTTLARLWLGRTSNSAHGARTNLDPALAAADLFRKAGDRLGLGEALAKAGAALETPETTAQALPYLDEALEVLIPLGPTKHLASCLRSLAVARYFVSDFVGARALIAQSEAVARSLGDGRGIAGVQIAAAELEFAAGAVDEAIAQVKNMLAGAHHNRRQLTLGLGNLASYLLAAGRTSEAKATALEGLGEARALVWHAAVVRLVEHLALVAALGGKAETAARLLGFGVAFYAGGTASREFTEISSYERLTAELAKQLPRERVAELMAEGALWSEDRALAVATSI comes from the coding sequence ATGACCTTGAAATCCATGCCTGAAACCGGGGTTCCGCTTCCCAGCGGGGTTCTCGCCTTCCTGCTCACGGATGTCGAGGGCTCGACGAGACGATGGGAGGCCTGGCCCGGGCCCATGAGCCTGGCCGTGGCTCGACATGACGAACTTCTGCGAGCCGTCATGCTCGCGAGAGGCGGCCACATTTTCAGGACCGCCGGCGATGCCTTCTACGCCGCCTTCGCCTCTCCGGCGGCAGCGATCGACGCTGCTCTCGCGGCGCAGCACGCGCTCGCGCAACAGGATTTTTCGGAGGTCGGCGGGTTGACGGTCCGCATGGCCGTTCACGCCGGACCGGTGGAGGCGCGCGAAAGCGATTATTTCGGTCAGGGGATGAACCGTTGCGCGCGGCTCTTGTCCATCGCCTATGGTGGCCAGGTGCTGATCTCGGGTGCTGCGGCCGACATGGCGCGAGGCGTCATGCCGGCGCAGTCGAGCCTCCTGGATCTCGGGCATCACCGGCTGCGGGACGTCCCGGAGGCCGAGCAGATCTACCAGCTCGTGGCGCCCGGGCTCCGGGCAACCTTTCCGACGCTGCGTTCGCTTGGCGCGAAGGTCCATAATCTGCCGCGCCAGCTGCCATCCTTCGTGCGGCGGGATACCGAGGTCGCCGAGATCAAGGCGCGGCTCGCTCATTATCGCCTCGTGACGCTCACGGGGTCGGGGGGCGCGGGAAAGACCCGCATGGCCCTCGAGGTCGGCTCGGACCTCCTCGCCGACACTCTCGACGGCGTCTGGTTCGTCGAGCTCGCTCCCCTCGATGATCCCCAACTCGTGGCCGAGACGCTGTGCAGCACCATCGGTGTGCCGGTCGGCGGCAGTCGCTCGGCAACAGAGAGCGCGGTCGGCTATCTGCGCCAGAAGAACGCGCTCCTGATCCTCGACAATTGCGAGCACCTCATCGACGCGGCCGCGCGCCTGGTCGAGGCGCTCGTGCGCGACTGCCCATCCCTTTTGGTCCTGGACACGAGCCGCGAACGGCTGGAGATCCCGGGCGAGAACACCTATCGTGTGCCGAGTCTTGGCGTTCCGCCGCTCGTCAGGGACCTGACGGCATCCGCCGCGCTCGAATACGATGCCGTGCGCCTCTTCGTGGAACGCGCCGGGGCCACGGTTGAGGGCTTTGCCCTGACCGACGCGAATGCGGCGGCCGTCGCCAATATTTGCAGGCAGCTCGACGGCATTCCCATGGCCATCGAGCTCGCCGTTCCGCAGTTGCGGATGCTGCCGCCCAAGGGACTGGAAGCCCGCCTCCAGGATCGGTTTCTCCTGCTGGTCAAGGGAAGCCGGACGGCGCTGCCGCGGCATCAGACGCTGCGAACCGTGTTTGACTGGAGCTACAACCTTCTGCGCGAGAGCGAGCGCACGCTCTTCCGGCGTCTGTCGGTGTTCGTGGGCGGTTGGACCCTGGAGGCCGCCATCGCGGTCGCGAGCGGCGGGGCCGTGGAGGCACAGGAGATCTTCGGCCTTGTGTCGGGCCTGGTGGACAAGTCGCTGGTCGTGGCGGACCTCGCGACCAGCGAGCCGCGCTACAAATATCTGCAGACGACGCGTCAATACGGCGCCGAGAAGCTGCGCGAGAGCGGCGAGCGGGGGCTGCGCCGCCACCTTGCCGAATACATGATCCGGCTTTTTGCCGAAGCGAGCGCGGCCTGGCCGACCATGGCGACCGAGAGCTGGCTCGCAAAATACGAGCCGGATCTCGACAATCTGCGCGCTTCCTTGGATTGGGCCTTCGGTCCGCAAGGTGATGCGGGCCTCGGAGTCGAGCTGACGAGCCACAGCCTGCGGGTCTGGGACGAGCTGTCCCTGCTGTCCGAACGCGAGCGCTGGTTCGCCACGGCTCTCGAACACAAGGATGCGAACACCCCTTCAACCACGCTGGCACGGCTTTGGCTCGGGCGCACCTCGAATAGCGCCCATGGCGCGAGGACCAATCTCGATCCGGCTCTCGCGGCGGCGGATCTGTTCCGAAAGGCCGGAGATCGGCTTGGGCTCGGAGAGGCCCTGGCCAAGGCTGGGGCGGCGCTCGAGACACCCGAGACGACAGCGCAGGCGCTGCCCTATCTCGACGAGGCCCTGGAGGTGTTGATACCGCTCGGACCAACGAAGCATCTTGCGAGCTGTCTGCGTTCGTTGGCCGTCGCCCGCTACTTCGTCAGCGATTTCGTGGGCGCGCGCGCCCTTATCGCCCAGTCCGAAGCCGTCGCGCGCAGCCTCGGAGATGGAAGAGGGATCGCCGGGGTGCAGATCGCCGCAGCCGAACTCGAATTCGCCGCGGGCGCGGTGGACGAAGCCATCGCGCAGGTCAAGAACATGCTTGCTGGCGCTCACCATAATCGCCGCCAACTGACCTTGGGCCTGGGCAACCTCGCCTCCTATTTGCTGGCCGCAGGCCGGACCTCGGAGGCGAAGGCCACGGCCTTGGAGGGCCTCGGCGAAGCCCGCGCCCTTGTCTGGCATGCGGCGGTCGTCCGTCTCGTCGAGCATCTCGCCCTCGTGGCGGCACTCGGCGGCAAGGCCGAGACAGCAGCAAGATTGCTGGGTTTCGGCGTCGCCTTCTATGCCGGCGGCACCGCAAGCCGGGAATTCACGGAGATATCGAGCTATGAGCGGCTGACCGCCGAGCTCGCGAAGCAACTGCCCAGGGAACGGGTGGCGGAACTGATGGCCGAAGGCGCACTCTGGAGCGAGGATCGGGCCCTAGCGGTCGCGACGAGCATTTGA
- a CDS encoding Rieske 2Fe-2S family protein → MTIHAIATAETNAARIADIVRRQPKAHSLDQALYNSPEAFAHDMERLFLRHWILAGHASSAQNPGDWVLCEIADESIIILRGKDMRLRAFVNVCRHRGSRICKGSSGHASVLVCPYHAWSYNLDGTLRAARYMPAEFDKSKFGLRQVHLEVIEGLVFISLAETPLSLDKARAGISAAYGPYGFSSAKVAHRETYHMEANWKLAVENYLECYHCTPAHPEYSKLHALEKPLGEIEDLNAAMEARSCALGLSIPSADHRVGSASGDASIFIFRYALYDGVRTGGPDGAPVAPLMGAFTDYDGGVTSAHFAPSSFFIAYSDHGVLYRFMPLTPSSTAMEVVWLVRGDASEGVDYDLDRLTWLWRVTTEADKRITGDNQKGVNSRFYAPGPYAPVEPNVICWIEWYLGEVG, encoded by the coding sequence ATGACGATCCACGCCATCGCAACCGCCGAGACGAACGCCGCCCGGATCGCCGATATCGTGCGCCGCCAGCCGAAAGCGCACTCCTTGGACCAGGCGCTCTACAACAGCCCCGAGGCCTTCGCGCATGACATGGAGCGCCTCTTCTTGCGGCACTGGATCCTCGCCGGACACGCGTCGAGCGCTCAAAATCCCGGGGATTGGGTTCTCTGTGAAATCGCCGATGAAAGCATCATCATCTTGCGCGGCAAGGACATGCGGCTCAGGGCCTTCGTCAATGTCTGCCGGCACCGCGGATCGCGGATCTGCAAGGGCTCGTCGGGCCACGCCTCGGTCCTGGTCTGCCCCTATCACGCCTGGAGCTACAATCTCGACGGGACCTTGCGCGCCGCCCGCTACATGCCGGCCGAATTCGACAAGTCGAAATTCGGCCTGCGACAAGTCCATCTCGAGGTCATCGAAGGGCTCGTCTTCATCTCGCTCGCCGAAACGCCATTGTCGCTTGACAAGGCGCGCGCCGGCATCTCGGCCGCCTACGGCCCCTATGGCTTCAGCAGCGCCAAGGTTGCGCATCGGGAAACCTATCACATGGAGGCGAACTGGAAGCTCGCGGTCGAGAACTATCTCGAATGCTATCACTGCACGCCGGCGCATCCGGAATATTCAAAACTCCATGCGCTCGAGAAGCCGCTCGGCGAGATCGAGGATCTCAATGCCGCCATGGAGGCGCGCAGCTGCGCGCTCGGCCTCAGCATCCCTTCGGCCGATCACCGGGTGGGATCGGCAAGCGGCGACGCGTCGATCTTCATCTTCCGCTACGCGCTCTATGACGGCGTCCGGACCGGCGGTCCTGATGGTGCGCCCGTGGCGCCGCTGATGGGCGCCTTCACCGACTATGATGGGGGCGTCACCTCCGCCCATTTTGCGCCGTCGAGCTTCTTCATCGCCTATAGCGACCATGGGGTGCTTTACCGGTTCATGCCGCTCACCCCGTCGAGCACGGCGATGGAAGTCGTCTGGCTCGTCAGGGGCGATGCGAGCGAAGGCGTCGATTACGACCTTGATCGGCTCACCTGGCTTTGGCGGGTTACGACGGAAGCCGATAAGCGGATCACCGGGGACAACCAGAAGGGGGTCAACTCCCGCTTCTATGCGCCGGGCCCTTACGCTCCGGTCGAGCCGAATGTCATCTGCTGGATCGAATGGTATCTCGGAGAAGTGGGCTGA
- a CDS encoding 4-methylaminobutanoate oxidase (formaldehyde-forming) has translation MAKAIPTHSRVVIIGGGIVGASIAYHLAKLGWSDILLIERKRLTSGTTWHAAGLVGQLRATANLTRLAQYTTNLYATLEAETGQATGFVRRGSLSIATSQARLEELLRGASMARTFGLDVHRVGPAEIKRYWPLLNVDDVVGGVHLPGDGQTNPIDTTMALIKGATMRGVKVIEGVEVTAILTRNGRATGVSTSEGELQADHVVIASGMWSRRLGLTAGVDIPLQACEHFYIVTEPFPELTPDLPVLRDPDNCAYYKEDAGKLLLGAFEPNAKPWAVDGIPPGFEFGELPDDVEHFAPVLEAAMRRLPALERVGIRKFFNGPESFTPDVRYLLGETPELRNLFVATGFNSIGIQSAGGAGKALAEWIVEGHAPMDLADVDIRRMQPFQVNRRYLKERVSESLGLLYAMHWPHRQYETARGVRTSPLHERLGARGACFGEAAGWERANWFAPEGVEPRYEYSYGRQNWFAHSAAEHLAVRQAVGLFDMTSFGKFRVEGRDAEAVLQRICANDVAVAPGRIVYTQWLNERAGIEADLTVTRLSETVYQIVTAGAAARRDLAWLKRHIPSDAHAIATDITSAEAVLCVMGPNSRALLQAVSGADLSDAVHPFATAREIEIGYARLRAARVTYVGELGWELYVPTEFARGVFDALAEAGPAFGLRLAGLHALDSCRIEKAYRHWGHDIGDEDTPLQAGLMFAVKLDKGDFIGREALLRQREAGPRRRLVQFLLADPEPLLYHDEPIWHGGRMVGRTTSGAYGHHLGGAVALGYVREDEAPVLERVVAGGFEIEIAGRRLTAQASLTPLYDPKNIRVRA, from the coding sequence ATGGCCAAAGCCATCCCCACCCATTCGCGTGTCGTCATCATCGGCGGCGGGATCGTCGGCGCTTCGATCGCCTATCACCTCGCCAAGCTCGGCTGGAGCGACATTCTCCTTATCGAGCGCAAGCGCCTGACCAGCGGCACGACTTGGCACGCGGCCGGCCTGGTGGGTCAGTTGCGCGCCACCGCAAACCTGACGAGGCTCGCGCAATACACCACCAACCTCTATGCGACGCTCGAGGCCGAGACCGGGCAGGCGACCGGCTTCGTGCGGCGCGGCAGCCTGTCGATCGCGACGTCGCAGGCGCGGCTCGAGGAGCTGCTGCGCGGCGCCTCCATGGCCCGGACCTTCGGCCTCGATGTGCATCGCGTCGGCCCGGCGGAGATCAAGCGATACTGGCCGTTGCTCAATGTCGACGATGTGGTCGGCGGCGTGCATCTGCCAGGCGACGGACAGACGAACCCGATCGACACGACCATGGCCTTGATCAAGGGCGCCACAATGCGCGGCGTCAAGGTGATCGAGGGTGTCGAGGTGACCGCGATCCTCACGCGGAACGGCCGGGCGACAGGCGTCTCGACCAGCGAGGGCGAGCTGCAGGCGGACCATGTGGTCATCGCATCGGGCATGTGGTCGCGGCGGCTCGGCCTCACGGCCGGCGTCGACATTCCGCTGCAGGCCTGCGAGCATTTCTACATCGTCACCGAGCCCTTCCCGGAGCTCACACCGGATCTGCCGGTGCTGCGCGACCCGGACAACTGCGCCTATTACAAGGAGGATGCCGGCAAACTCCTCCTCGGCGCCTTCGAGCCGAATGCCAAGCCATGGGCGGTCGACGGCATCCCACCCGGTTTCGAGTTCGGCGAGCTGCCGGACGATGTCGAGCATTTCGCGCCGGTCCTCGAAGCCGCGATGCGCCGCTTGCCGGCTCTCGAACGGGTCGGTATCCGCAAATTCTTCAACGGCCCGGAAAGCTTCACGCCCGATGTCCGCTACCTGCTCGGCGAGACGCCCGAGCTGCGCAATCTGTTCGTGGCGACTGGATTCAATTCGATCGGCATCCAGTCGGCCGGTGGCGCCGGCAAGGCGCTCGCCGAATGGATCGTCGAGGGCCATGCGCCCATGGATCTCGCCGATGTCGATATTCGCCGCATGCAGCCGTTCCAGGTGAACAGGCGCTATCTCAAGGAGCGCGTATCGGAGTCGCTCGGCCTGCTCTACGCCATGCACTGGCCTCATCGCCAATATGAGACGGCGCGCGGCGTCCGCACCTCTCCTCTGCATGAGCGGCTCGGCGCGCGTGGCGCCTGTTTCGGCGAGGCGGCCGGCTGGGAGCGCGCCAACTGGTTCGCGCCGGAGGGCGTCGAGCCGAGATATGAGTACAGCTACGGTCGGCAGAACTGGTTCGCACACTCAGCCGCCGAACACCTCGCGGTGCGCCAGGCGGTCGGGCTGTTCGACATGACCTCATTCGGCAAATTCCGCGTCGAGGGCCGCGATGCGGAGGCGGTGCTGCAGCGCATCTGCGCCAATGATGTCGCGGTGGCGCCGGGCCGGATCGTCTACACCCAATGGCTGAACGAGCGCGCCGGGATCGAAGCGGACCTCACCGTCACGCGCCTCTCGGAGACGGTCTATCAAATCGTCACCGCTGGCGCCGCGGCGCGCCGGGACCTTGCCTGGCTGAAGCGGCACATCCCCTCGGACGCGCATGCGATCGCGACCGACATCACCTCGGCCGAAGCCGTGCTCTGCGTCATGGGCCCGAACAGCCGCGCTTTGCTTCAGGCCGTATCGGGAGCGGATCTCTCCGATGCGGTCCATCCCTTCGCGACGGCGCGGGAGATCGAGATCGGCTATGCCCGCCTGCGCGCGGCTCGCGTCACTTATGTCGGAGAGCTCGGCTGGGAGCTTTATGTTCCGACCGAATTCGCGCGCGGCGTGTTCGACGCGCTTGCGGAAGCCGGGCCGGCCTTCGGGTTGCGGCTTGCCGGGCTGCACGCGCTTGATTCCTGCCGGATCGAAAAGGCCTATCGGCATTGGGGACATGACATCGGCGATGAAGATACGCCGCTGCAGGCCGGCTTGATGTTCGCGGTCAAGCTCGACAAGGGCGATTTCATCGGCCGCGAGGCCCTGCTGCGGCAGCGTGAGGCGGGACCGAGGCGCCGGCTCGTCCAATTCCTGCTCGCTGATCCCGAGCCGCTGCTCTATCATGACGAACCGATCTGGCATGGCGGGCGGATGGTCGGCCGTACGACATCGGGCGCCTATGGGCATCATCTGGGCGGGGCCGTGGCGCTCGGCTATGTGCGCGAGGATGAGGCGCCGGTCCTCGAGCGCGTCGTGGCCGGCGGCTTCGAAATCGAGATCGCGGGGCGGCGCCTCACGGCGCAGGCGAGCCTGACCCCGCTCTACGACCCGAAGAACATCCGCGTGCGTGCCTGA